One Rhizoctonia solani chromosome 2, complete sequence DNA segment encodes these proteins:
- a CDS encoding topoisomerase II-associated protein PAT1, giving the protein MSFFGFDTTLDRLDSKNGGHGEEPIAVYDWGSERYEKFGAALDDTLDELNDETFGISSEDVGKDFDFSGTKGATQKPSETIPSAKITNQQPTATNVNNDLTSRPSQSSLDVIWNDRSVASVLGRVGSDTWNKPSQANDGSSPFSPFNSSSQVQPQSTQQSSQPRIRTLQEIEAEQLARVRGIGSSPAIQNASPAVHHAAPAMHQGSPGIPTHQGPSPLHQNASAMHQGSLGMHQFAPGIHQGNPPVHQNSPTMHQASPFAHNRAQSLAQQHVRTQSQIAALEGLEREMQAMQLGGGMGFRMGAMGINQVGVGLNQGGMMGVNQGPHPNMGIGPGGMMGMGGFEQLQHQRTPSLNTKQQQQQQILMGMHGIDSHPDMMMLPPEQREAVMGEAMRKIMETERMEEKRRIKAIKIAQMSKYNDLMSQSDKDFITRIQVSQLVTLDPSEDFYANSLGSSGIAAAASHTRGRRRENALAKMATQVERIVNNAKARELEKGAQSASHLQGALGKVSGRSYKAAPRQLLQVEHDHISKEDAATAKQAAQLGREALGNQPGAGAGIVKRDPLTRREALLTLEAIYDRVIKIEQFQRAAPSPEDPPAQEKWREAYETEIEALWAFLPILTPLETSNPHPFASLLTPSKGKRLIPRLTRLFDSNRVLTMYTLLIAVFSQLDVVREAEQNHLQTDLFMTSVLPPLVPILGNAGLRFVHGLLGLLIESGSNLVQLAGTKPGIAVLTILLSRVGILKTETEAPSSNELQAWQNVFDTLFRSLAQHLVSLFPSTRHAAAQTFGGALYLPEGPDVADEPVWQFCAALAVNADMQQQQQLVAELRDKVLENVAGATKGWVADERSER; this is encoded by the exons ATGTCGTTCTTTGGGTTCGACACGACTCTTGATAGACTTGACTCTAAAAATGGAGGTCATGGTGAAGAG CCTATTGCAGTGTATGACTGGGGATCCGAAAGATATGAAAAGTTTGGGGCTGCCTTAGATGACACACTCGACGAACTCAATGATGAAACGTTTGGCATATCCTCAGAGGATGTAG GCAAGGATTTTGATTTCTCCGGAACAAAAGGAGCCACACAGAAGCCATCAGAAACTATTCCTTCAGCTAAAATTACGAACCAACAGCCAACAGCAACCAATGTCAATAATGACCTTACTT CTCGCCCGAGCCAGTCGTCACTGGATGTTATATGGAACGACAGATCCGTAGCATCAGTCCTGGGCCGTGTAGGTAGCGACACTTGGAACAAACCTTCTC AAGCCAACGATGGGAGCAGCCCATTCTCTCCTTTCAATTCTTCGTCTCAGGTCCAACCACAGAGTACTCAGCAGTCGTCTCAGCCACGCATCCGTACCCTACAAGAGATCGAAGCAGAACAACTTGCCAGAGTCCGTGGGATCGGGTCGTCTCCCGCAATACAGAATGCATCCCCTGCAGTTCATCACGCTGCGCCAGCCATGCATCAGGGGTCGCCAGGAATACCTACACACCAAGGTCCATCCCCGTTGCACCAGAATGCGTCTGCAATGCACCAAGGCTCACTGGGAATGCATCAGTTTGCCCCGGGAATCCACCAGGGCAATCCTCCTGTGCATCAAAATTCGCCCACGATGCATCAAGCCTCGCCCTTTGCACACAACCGCGCTCAATCGTTGGCACAGCAGCATGTGCGGACCCAATCCCAGATCGCCGCTCTTGAAGGGCTTGAGCGTGAGATGCAGGCAATGCAGCTAGGCGGTGGAATGGGCTTTCGTATGGGTGCGATGGGTATCAACCAAGTAGGTGTAGGTTTGAATCAAGGTGGCATGATGGGTGTGAATCAAGGCCCTCACCCAAATATGGGGATCGGACCTGGCGGAATGATGGGGATGGGAGGGTTTGAGCAGCTTCAACACCAACGGACGCCTAGTCTAAACACaaaacagcagcaacagcagcagatATTGATGGGAATGCATGGCATCGATTCGCACCCAGATATGATGATGCTGCCTCCCGAACAACGCGAAGCTGTTATGGGTGAAGCCATGAGAAAAATCATGGAGACGGAGCGAATGGAGGAAAAGAGGCGTATCAAGGCGATTAAGATCGCGCAGATG TCCAAGTATAACGATCTGATGAGTCAATCGGACAAGGACTTCATTACTCGGATCCAGGTCTCGCAACTAGTCACTCTAGATCCTTCTGAAGATTTCTACGCCAATTCGCTTGGATCCTCTGGTATTGCCGCCGCTGCCTCCCATACccgaggacgaagacgagaGAATGCACTGGCAAAAATGGCCACTCAAGTCGAACGAATTGTGAACAATGCGAAGGCACGCGAGCTGGAGAAAGGCGCCCAGA GCGCGAGCCATTTACAGGGCGCACTGGGTAAAGTTTCTGGTCGGAGCTACAAAGCTGCTCCTCGCCAGCTCCTGCAAGTAGAGCACGATCATATATCGAAGGAAGATGCCGCAACAGCAAAACAAGCAGCTCAATTAGGGCGTGAGGCACTGGGTAATCAGCCGGGCGCAGGAGCCGGGATCGTGAAGCGGGACCCACTGACCAGGCGCGAAGCTCTGCTCACACTAGAGGCGATCTATGACCGCGTTATCAAAATCGAGCAATTCCAAAGGGCAGCACCCTCTCCTGAAGATCCCCCAGCCCAGGAAAAATG GCGAGAGGCATACGAAACTGAGATTGAAGCACTATGGGCGTTCTTACCGATCCTCACACCCCTTGAGACCAG CAACCCGCATCCTTTTGCTTCGCTTTTAACTCCGTCCAAGGGCAAACGCCTTATTCCACGACTCACCCGATTATTCGACTCGAATCGGGTGCTCACGATGTACACACTTTTAATTGCTGTCTTCTCTCAACTTGATGTAGTGCGCGAGGCAGAGCAGAATCACTTGCAAACCGATCTGTTCATGACCAGCGTTCTGCCACCCTTGGTCCCAATTCTGGGTAATGCGGGGTTACGCTTCGTGCATGGCCTTTTGGGGTTGTTGATCGAGAGTGGTTCCAATTTAGTACAACTCGCCGGGACCAAG CCGGGTATTGCTGTACTAACCATCCTGCTCAGTCGAGTAGGGATTCTCAAGACCGAGACCGAGGCCCCAAGCAGTAACGAACTGCAAGCATG GCAAAATGTGTTTGATACACTCTTCCGTTCTCTTGCCCAGCATCTTGTATCACTTTTCCCATCGACAAGACATGCTGCCGCTCAGACATTTGGGGGTGCCCTTTACTTACCCGAGGGACCCGATGTGGCGGATGAGCCCGTTTGGCAATTCTGTGCAGCACTAGCTGTGAATGCAGAcatgcagcagcagcagcaattgGTTGCTGAACTACGAGATAAAGTACTCGAAAATGTGGCAGGAGCCACGAAGGGTTGGGTTGCGGACGAGCGATCAGAGCGTTGA
- a CDS encoding Transcription initiation factor TFIID 23-30kDa subunit, which yields MSYAPTGSGDASQQSASTSAPSYITPYPQIYQPIAGTASATAAQSIAHEPGTSTRRADELARKDRTLAEFMLMLDEYDPLIPNEVTDYYLQRAGFECEDVRLYVGDYLIFI from the exons ATGTCATACGCACCTACCGGTTCTGGCGACGCGTCCCAGCAGTCTGCGTCCACTTCGGCTCCGTCTTATATAACTCCATATCCTCAAATATACCAGCCTATTGCTGGCACTGCATCTGCTACAGCGGCGCAATCTATTGCACACGAGCCTGGAACGAGCACCCGCCGTGCTGACGAGCTTGCGAGGAAGGACCGAACGCTTGCGGAATTTATGTTGATGCTTGACGAATACGATCCTCTT ATCCCAAATGAAGTAACTGACTATTATCTGCAACGGGCTGGGTTTGAATGCGAAGATGTTAGACTGTACGTGGGCGATTATCTCATATTTATTTAA
- a CDS encoding histidine phosphatase family containing protein, with amino-acid sequence MRLYQNLSAFMIILGPSFSIASVTPSWVVEHLGNLSPYKKAPLQSGIQETLPSDCNVNQVFYIGRHGSRYPLASELVFIQGLSSKLAKASASIHSAHLPSELEFLKSGYNTTLGHDDLTPPGRLQLFEHGVNFKLKYPQLLIDELLVGGQDRVEESAQWFREGYFGRKWANTSTFTIIPEDSKTISFITPSFTCPKWQYAYGNNLTVEWGTHYLPPITKRLNKLVSGVNLTDADTHGALYACAYDTAAYGIEKSPWCGVFSQSELLDFEYELDLLMVGAFGYGLPDGMGALLGSTIVNKIIQTFTKSSSSLVSFGHDTTIDFALTALGLAKDTPPLSPNVSSPKSNRKWRTTNQVPFGAQMIFEKFTCTSSAKGPQIRLILNDSPLLMSSCAKTSLDKKLGACSLDAFVSANAASTGINWGDSKWNTTCGNPEI; translated from the exons ATGCGTTTGTATCAAAACTTGAGCGCATTTATGATCATTCTGGGACCAAGTTTTTCAATTGCGAGTGTAACCCCGTCTTGGGTCGTGGAGCATCTCGGGAACCTATCTCCTTACAAGAAAGCACCCCTACAGTCTGGAATACAGGAGACTCTTCCTTCAGATTGCAACGTCAATCAAGTGTTTTAT ATTGGCCGGCACGGGTCTCGATATCCACTTGCTTCAGAGCTAGTTTTTATCCAAGGTCTCTCTTCTAAACTCGCAAAGGCATCGGCTTCCATTCATTCTGCCCACCTTCCTTCCGAACTCGAGTTCCTTAAATCTGGCTATAACACGACTCTGGGACATGATGACCTCACTCCACCCGGAAGACTACAGCTCTTTGAACATGGCGTTAA CTTCAAATTAAAGTATCCGCAGCTTCTCATTGATGAACTTCTTGTTGGGGGGCAAGATAGA GTTGAAGAGTCCGCACAGTGGTTCCGTGAAGGATACTTTGGACGCAAATGGGCTAATACATCTACATTCACAATCATCCCAGAGGATAGTAAAACTATTAG TTTCATCACCCCCTCATTTACCTGTCCAAAA TGGCAATATGCATATGGTAACAAT CTGACCGTTGAATGGGGAACTCATTACCTCCCACCGATCACCAAACGCCTCAACAAGCTAGTCTCCGGCGTTAACCTGACTGATGCCGACACACATGGTGCACTTTATGCTTGTGCCTATGATACCGCGGCGTATGGTATTGAAAAATCCCCGTGGTGTGGAGTTTTTAGTCAATCAGAGCTATTGGATTTTGA ATATGAACTTGACTTATTGATGGTCGGAGCGTTCGGATATGGCCTTCCTGATGGAATGGGAGCACTACTTGGCTCAACCATTGTTAACAAGATTATCCAAAC ATTCACTAAGTCGTCAAGCTCGCTCGTTTCTTTCGGACACGATACCACCATTGATTTTGCGTTGACAGCATTGGGACTTGCTAA GGACACACCTCCCCTGTCTCCCAATGTTTCTTCGCCAAAATCTAACCGCAAATGGCGCACAACAAACCAGGTCCCGTTTGGTGCCCAGATGATCTTCGAGAAATTCACTTGCACTTCCAG CGCTAAAGGGCCTCAAATTCGGCTCATCCTAAATGATTCGCCCCTCCTTATGTCCTCATGTGCCAAAACAAGTCTCGACAAAAAACTCGGAGCCTGTTCTTTAGATGCATTCGTATCAGCTAACGCAGCGAGTACCGGCATTAATTGGGGGGATAGCAAATGGAACACTACTTGTGGAAATCCGGAGATATAA
- a CDS encoding exopolysaccharide phosphotransferase: MAGIRFWSAPGHGHGLPVPGTSNGNSARPAHKRTRSNIDPASSDRAVIHIYWPTSRPLQFALVLAAGSVCVLIFLLSTPSAAAGRNPGRTVQEPGYLKDSFLDALVKCENGLAPPANQAEFVFPTEQSPMAHLATKYRALTNTQHDTPLALSKRLPRRDALGLPRDCLNHTVNGLACPHGLASRSPPSLDVVWTWTNGSDPLHFRARRIAEMSEPRFVQEETPRGRNKQKEGAEDKLFREHDELRHSIRSVLDNFHRWSTRFQVLAADFPFPSCNLTHSRNTLLGQIPQWLNNHNSKDGSITLDVVHHSQFMSDYRQPTFSSLSIESQLTNLNLSEAFIYMNDDIFFMAPMTPWDFYTYAYGPVLRMQSDLMVPPTTRETKKAYGEWQTLQYSNMLLGDRFGQRYRPYTTHEAKTLVKSMVDEVTTRFRMNPEAKDAYLPFLTTHWIVERHREALLWAWVVARIGGDDDEWGPVQSAQAWKELGGAADSDLVDVRRQVRTTLQEDRVMNVLDSTGDTAIGRTQYAFVSRDGYPYASLGRFGWKNWPLFQPSKSSDKPGMYSDPGARCTIKRTECLGASSPRIRGASGIFARLAFEVPHCGDCVITALVAASGDLGFSAFLPGSGRVWTPWKDLEQEPPKEIAPTYRLSQTIARPIFLWLMYLRSPGRDNVAGLTPSHFAMLKNPNSIKALFERLENKIHAEDTIQDALMLCLNDDITLQPERADKLLRDWQGQRWPQKAGWEL; this comes from the exons ATGGCTGGTATACGATTCTGGTCTGCTCCTGGACATGGACATGGATTACCTGTTCCTGGCACAAGCAATGGGAATAGTGCCCGCCCCGCACATAAACGCACACGGTCGAATATTGACCCAGCATCATCGGACCGGGCTGTCATCCACATATACTGGCCCACTTCCCGGCCGCTCCAATTTGCACTCGTCCTCGCCGCCGGTTCCGTCTGTGTACTGATCTTCTTGCTTTCCACTCCAAGCGCTGCTGCTGGCCGTAACCCCGGCCGAACCGTGCAAGAACCAGGCTATCTCAAGGACTCCTTTCTCGACGCGTTGGTCAAGTGCGAGAATGGCCTCGCGCCTCCAGCCAATCAAGCAGAGTTTGTGTTTCCGACCGAACAGTCTCCTATGGCGCATCTCGCCACCAAGTACCGTGCCCTGACGAACACCCAGCACGATACTCCGTTGGCCCTGAGCAAACGACTTCCGCGCCGCGACGCGCTCGGCTTGCCACGCGACTGTCTGAACCATACCGTCAACGGTCTTGCGTGCCCGCATGGTCTCGCGTCCCGCTCTCCCCCTTCTCTCGATGTCGTCTGGACATGGACCAACGGGAGCGACCCGCTCCACTTTCGCGCGAGGCGCATAGCGGAAATGTCCGAGCCTCGGTTCGTTCAGGAAGAGACGCCTCGAGGCAGAAATAAACAAAAAGAGGGAGCAGAAGACAAGTTATTCCG TGAACACGACGAGCTCCGTCATTCAATCCGCTCTGTGCTCGATAACTTCCACCGCTGGTCCACGAGGTTCCAAGTGTTGGCTGCCGACTTTCCCTTTCCGTCGTGCAATTTGACGCACTCGCGCAATACCCTACTGGGTCAGATTCCTCAATGGTTGAACAATCATAATAGCAAAGACGGTTCGATCACCCTGGATGTAGTTCACCATTCTCAGTTTATGAGCGACTATCGACAGCCGACGTTTAGCAG TTTAAGCATTGAATCTCAACTCACGAACCTCAATCTGAGTGAGGCATT CATATACATG AACGACGATATCTTCTTCATGGCACCTATGACCCCCTGGGACTTCTACACCTATG CTTACGGCCCTGTTCTTCGAATGCAATCTGACCTCATGGTACCCCCCACGACAAGAGAGACCAAAAAGGCGTATGGAGAATGGCAAACCCTGCAGTACTCAAACATGCTTCTAG GAGACCGCTTCGGGCAGCGCTATCGGCCGTACACAACACATGAAGCCAAGACCCTCGTCAAATCGATGGTCGACGAAGT GACAACACGATTTCGGATGAACCCTGAAGCCAAGGACGCGTATCTACCGTTTTTGACCACGCATTGGATAGTCGAACGGCATCGCGAAGCATTGTTGTGGGCATGGGTCGTCGCGCGGATAGGGGGCGATGACGACGAATGGGGCCCCGTCCAGTCAGCACAGGCGTGGAAAGAACTTGGTGGAGCGGCTGATAGCGATCTAGTCGACGTGCGAAGACAGGTTAGGACAACATTGCAAGAAGATCGAGTTATGAACGTGCTTGATAGCACGGGTGACACCGCGATAGGAAGGACGCAATACGCCTTCGTATCCCGTGATGGATATCCCTAC GCTAGTTTAGGGAGATTCGGATGGAAGAACTGGCCATTATTTCAACCTTCGAAGAGCAGCGATAAACCCGGGATGTATTCGGACCCTGGTGCGCGATGTACTATCAAACGAACCGAATGCCTTGGAGCGTCTAGTCCTCGCATTCGAGGTGCCAGCGGGATCTTTGCGCGTTTGGCGTTCGAAGTTCCACATTGTGGTGATTGCG TAATTACTGCGCTTGTCGCGGCGAGCGGAGACTTAGGATTCTCAGCCTTTTTGCCAGGATCGGGTCGCGTCTGGACACCATGGAAGGACCTGGAGCAAGAACCGCCGAAAGAAATAGCCCCCACCTACCGCTTGTCGCAGACTATCGCGCGGCCAATTTTTCTTTGGCTCATGTATTTACGCAGTCCGGGGCGAGACAACGTCG CAGGTCTGACGCCTTCGCATTTCGCAATGTTAAA GAACCCCAACTCTATCAAGGCGTTGTTCGAGCGGCTGGAGAATAAGATTCATGCGGAGGATACGATCCAAGATGCTCTAATGCTCTGTTTGAATGATGACATTACACTCCAGCCAGAACGCGCGGATAAATTATTAAGGGATTGGCAAGGACAGCGGTGGCCGCAGAAGGCGGGATGGGAGCTTTGA